The proteins below come from a single Podarcis muralis chromosome 8, rPodMur119.hap1.1, whole genome shotgun sequence genomic window:
- the LOC114600600 gene encoding DGAT1/2-independent enzyme synthesizing storage lipids-like, producing the protein MGYIFGLLLMLLMLSQAIYLSMFCMMYIFSFLLYIYKKMNNRVQDTSTDAWVTPRRRLASALDIIGKIWHGYEVIGIEHIPEGPAVIVYYHGAFVVDYIFFVARLYTLTGRHIYSVADNGLYLLPGVRPLLELFFCLEGNKDECVKILKKGHLLGIAPGGLREGNFSDENYNLVWGIRTGFAQVALQAKVPIIPMFTQNLREGYRTYGKISLLKWLYEKTRIFILPIYGGFPVKFRTYIGEPIPYDPDITAKELAEKTKIALENIRNRYQKRPGNILRALLERFDKYHKEN; encoded by the exons ATGGGTTACATTTTCGGACTGCTATTAATGCTTTTAATGCTGTCACAGGCAATATATCTCTCCATGTTTTGCATGATGTACATTTTTAGCTTTCTTCTCTATATTTACAAGAAAATGAATAACAGAGTTCAAGACACTTCTACTGACGCATGGGTCACACCAAGAAGGCGGCTTGCAAGTGCTTTGGATATAATTGGAAAAATATGGCATG GTTATGAAGTTATTGGCATAGAGCATATACCAGAAGGACCAGCGGTAATTGTTTATTATCATGGAGCTTTTGTTGTGGATTATATCTTCTTTGTAGCTAGATTATATACACTGACTGGAAGACACATCTACAGTGTAGCTGATAATGGGTTGTATCTACTACCAG GTGTCAGACCACTTCTTGAATTATTTTTTTGCCTAGAAGgcaataaagatgaatgtgtgaaAATTCTGAAGAAGGGCCATTTATTGGGGATTGCACCTGGTGGACTTAGAGAAGGAAATTTTAGTGATGAGAACTACAACCTGGTTTGGGGTATACGTACAGGTTTTGCACAAGTGGCTTTACAGGCCAAAGTG CCCATCATTCCTATGTTTACACAAAATCTTCGAGAAGGATACAGAACATACGGGAAAATAT CACTACTGAAGTGGCTGTATGAAAAGACTCGGATATTTATCCTTCCCATTTATGGAGGGTTTCCAGTCAAATTCCGCACATATATTGGAGAACCCATCCCATATGATCCGGATATCACTGCTAAGGAGCTGGCTGAAAAA acAAAAATTGCCCTTGAAAATATTCGAAACAGATACCAAAAGAGACCAGGAAATATATTAAGAGCCCTCTTAGAACGATTTGATAAATATCACAAAGAGAACTAG